One genomic window of Bacteroidota bacterium includes the following:
- a CDS encoding type IA DNA topoisomerase, producing the protein MKLIITEKPSVAQDIAKAFSDPQRKDGYIESGDYSITWAFGHLIEISKLNAPPRWDLNNLPILPGDFTYDVVKDKHKQFNTIKHLLSRSQEVIIATDSGREGELIARLILKQSFWKNWDNTFRFWSSQALSEQVVKAEMKNLKPARNYDSLYFSALARQQSDWLCGINLTQLISLRSGKGQVWSVGRVQTPTLALIVQRDRLRKEFVKEEYYLIKAQFLAKGQQYTGIYKFGELPDEQPAPDKEEVVNPKKILKKEPAEKVFADVQGSESGTIRLIKKEDKQEVPPLLHSLTSLQQEANRVHGFSASRTLDLAQALYETHKVISYPRTESQHLGESGKEMAKNVLVLLSKNDLVQEVDKVGKRVFDDSKLTDHHALIPLQALNNRLSEEERKIYILIARKFTGAFMSLYKFQKTTLITGIKEHEFVSTGTTVSQWGWKALYREDKAAEELLPNVIEGETVKKEHVEMEQKFTQPPSAFNESSLLKRMESLSLGTPATRASIIETLINRQYIVREKKSLVPTGKGIELISILKESQIASPEMTGAWEQKLEEIYKGKKGRNGYNLFLSEIRNFVSGQVSKYKNIQINTLNKATAAMLTLAKKLAKERKLSLESDNFEYIKKFIDATIKIQVIIGKCLCGKDVIAKQSTYSCECGKSVSKEFSGKKLNAKQALELIQGKIIPVKGLKGANGKFDAKLKLKSDNVIGIIADSQLAFG; encoded by the coding sequence ATGAAGCTTATTATCACCGAAAAGCCAAGTGTGGCCCAGGATATTGCCAAAGCATTCTCTGATCCGCAGAGAAAAGACGGGTATATTGAATCCGGTGATTATTCCATTACATGGGCTTTTGGCCATCTCATTGAAATTTCTAAGCTGAATGCTCCGCCAAGATGGGATTTGAATAACCTGCCCATACTTCCCGGTGATTTTACGTATGATGTGGTGAAGGATAAGCATAAGCAATTCAACACAATCAAACACCTGTTAAGCAGATCTCAGGAAGTCATAATAGCGACGGATTCCGGAAGGGAAGGGGAATTGATCGCCAGATTAATTTTGAAACAATCCTTTTGGAAGAACTGGGACAATACCTTTCGATTTTGGTCAAGCCAGGCACTCAGCGAGCAGGTGGTAAAAGCTGAAATGAAAAATTTAAAACCTGCACGTAATTACGATAGTCTTTATTTTTCAGCTCTTGCGAGGCAGCAAAGTGATTGGCTTTGCGGGATCAATTTAACACAACTCATCAGTCTGCGAAGCGGTAAAGGACAAGTTTGGAGTGTGGGGAGGGTTCAAACTCCAACTTTGGCGCTTATTGTGCAAAGAGATAGGCTCCGGAAAGAATTTGTTAAGGAAGAATATTATCTGATAAAGGCTCAGTTTCTTGCCAAAGGCCAACAGTATACGGGTATTTACAAATTCGGAGAACTTCCCGATGAACAACCAGCGCCTGATAAGGAAGAGGTTGTTAATCCGAAAAAAATATTGAAGAAGGAGCCGGCTGAAAAGGTATTTGCCGATGTACAAGGCTCAGAAAGCGGCACCATCAGGCTGATCAAAAAGGAGGATAAACAAGAAGTTCCGCCGCTGCTGCATTCACTTACCTCATTGCAGCAGGAGGCCAACCGGGTTCATGGATTTTCTGCAAGCCGAACACTTGATCTGGCACAGGCTTTATATGAAACTCATAAAGTAATTTCATATCCGCGTACAGAAAGTCAACACCTGGGAGAGTCCGGTAAAGAAATGGCCAAAAATGTATTAGTTCTGTTGTCAAAAAATGATCTTGTGCAGGAAGTAGATAAAGTTGGCAAGCGGGTGTTTGACGACAGTAAGCTGACCGATCACCATGCGTTAATACCTTTGCAAGCTCTTAACAACAGGCTTTCCGAAGAGGAACGGAAAATTTACATTCTTATAGCCCGGAAGTTCACAGGTGCATTTATGTCATTGTATAAATTTCAGAAAACAACCCTGATCACCGGAATAAAAGAACATGAATTTGTGAGTACAGGAACCACTGTTTCACAATGGGGCTGGAAGGCACTTTACAGGGAAGATAAAGCAGCAGAGGAGTTGTTGCCCAATGTGATTGAAGGGGAAACGGTTAAAAAGGAGCATGTGGAGATGGAACAAAAATTTACACAGCCTCCTTCGGCCTTCAATGAAAGTTCGCTTTTAAAACGTATGGAATCTCTTTCACTTGGAACGCCCGCAACAAGGGCTTCTATTATTGAAACCCTCATAAACAGGCAATATATTGTAAGAGAAAAGAAAAGCCTGGTCCCGACAGGTAAGGGCATCGAACTTATCAGTATATTAAAAGAAAGCCAGATCGCTTCACCGGAAATGACAGGCGCCTGGGAACAAAAACTCGAAGAAATTTACAAGGGTAAAAAGGGTCGTAACGGATACAATTTATTTCTTTCAGAGATCAGGAATTTTGTTTCAGGGCAGGTTAGTAAGTATAAAAATATTCAGATCAACACCCTGAATAAAGCAACGGCGGCTATGCTTACCCTTGCCAAAAAGCTCGCGAAGGAAAGAAAGCTTAGTCTTGAATCGGATAATTTCGAATACATAAAGAAATTTATTGATGCCACAATTAAAATTCAGGTGATTATCGGAAAATGCCTTTGCGGAAAAGATGTTATAGCAAAGCAAAGTACATATTCCTGCGAATGCGGTAAGTCGGTAAGTAAAGAGTTCAGCGGCAAAAAATTAAATGCAAAGCAGGCTCTTGAATTGATCCAGGGGAAGATAATACCGGTTAAAGGTTTAAAAGGGGCCAATGGAAAGTTTGATGCAAAACTTAAATTGAAATCAGATAATGTGATCGGGATTATAGCTGATAGCCAACTTGCCTTTGGATAG